One genomic segment of Brachyhypopomus gauderio isolate BG-103 chromosome 19, BGAUD_0.2, whole genome shotgun sequence includes these proteins:
- the LOC143482980 gene encoding uncharacterized protein LOC143482980 isoform X1, with protein MTGLKKSDAGWYWCSVGDVQVPVYLTVNDAYTVITAVKMTPDNKKSSIRNVNPHTTPVTPSENLFNKKTSIRKTTPQTTPGCKARDTGLSDNNKPTDVVEFCISHTT; from the exons atgactggactgaagaagAGTGATGCTGGCTGGTACTGGTGCTCTGTTGGAGATGTACAGGTTCCTGTTTACCTCACAGTCAATGATGCATACACAG TGATAACAGCTGTGAAAATGACACCTGACAATAAGAAATCCAGCATCAGAAATGTCAAtccacacacaactccag TGACACCGTCGGAGAATCTTTTTAACAAGAAAACCAGCATCAGAAAGACGACTCCACAGACCACTCCAG GTTGTAAAGCAAGAGACACTGGACTGTCTGACAATAACAAACCCAC agaTGTTGTGGAGTTctgcatttcacacacaacataA
- the LOC143482980 gene encoding uncharacterized protein LOC143482980 isoform X2, which yields MENRVITAVKMTPDNKKSSIRNVNPHTTPVTPSENLFNKKTSIRKTTPQTTPGCKARDTGLSDNNKPTDVVEFCISHTT from the exons ATGGAGAACAGAG TGATAACAGCTGTGAAAATGACACCTGACAATAAGAAATCCAGCATCAGAAATGTCAAtccacacacaactccag TGACACCGTCGGAGAATCTTTTTAACAAGAAAACCAGCATCAGAAAGACGACTCCACAGACCACTCCAG GTTGTAAAGCAAGAGACACTGGACTGTCTGACAATAACAAACCCAC agaTGTTGTGGAGTTctgcatttcacacacaacataA